Proteins co-encoded in one uncultured Bacteroides sp. genomic window:
- a CDS encoding VIT1/CCC1 transporter family protein gives MDIDKKTRNDFVRFQRNEITESIVYTRLASIEKDSANKDVLLKIAAEESGHGRMFHKLTNESPTPNKWKIAKYYWLARLFGLTFAIKLMEAGEANAHENYDQYADFPELLRLSHEEQEHEKMLIGLINEERLEYMGSVVLGLNDALVEFTGALAGFTLALSDSKLIALTGSITGIAAALSMASSEYLSTKSEGDKDKHPIKAAIYTGFAYVVTVVALVTPFILCSNVFIALGIMLFMALLIIGLFNYYYSVARSESFKKRFTEMAILSFGVATISFLIGYALKVFTGIEA, from the coding sequence ATGGATATTGATAAAAAGACAAGAAATGATTTTGTTCGTTTTCAACGGAATGAGATAACAGAAAGTATAGTTTATACGCGCCTTGCTTCAATAGAGAAAGATAGTGCTAATAAAGATGTCCTCTTAAAGATTGCGGCAGAAGAATCTGGTCATGGACGTATGTTCCATAAACTGACAAATGAAAGTCCAACCCCCAATAAATGGAAAATTGCAAAATATTATTGGCTTGCTCGTTTGTTTGGTTTGACTTTTGCCATTAAATTAATGGAAGCAGGTGAGGCTAATGCTCACGAGAACTATGATCAATATGCAGATTTTCCAGAATTACTTCGTTTGAGTCATGAGGAACAAGAACATGAAAAGATGCTTATCGGATTGATTAATGAAGAACGGTTAGAGTATATGGGTTCTGTGGTTCTGGGGTTAAACGATGCTTTGGTAGAGTTTACAGGTGCTTTAGCTGGTTTTACACTTGCTTTGAGTGATTCTAAACTTATTGCTTTAACGGGAAGTATCACAGGTATTGCTGCTGCTCTTTCAATGGCTTCTTCAGAGTATCTTTCTACCAAATCTGAAGGTGATAAAGACAAGCATCCTATAAAAGCGGCAATTTATACTGGTTTTGCTTATGTTGTAACGGTCGTGGCTTTGGTTACTCCTTTTATATTATGTTCTAACGTCTTTATAGCGTTGGGTATAATGCTTTTTATGGCCTTGTTGATTATAGGACTCTTTAATTATTATTATTCGGTGGCAAGGAGTGAAAGTTTCAAGAAACGTTTTACGGAAATGGCAATTTTAAGTTTTGGTGTAGCCACAATCAGCTTTTTAATTGGTTATGCATTGAAAGTTTTTACAGGAATTGAAGCCTGA
- a CDS encoding T9SS type A sorting domain-containing protein, which translates to MQYKTGNICRYNDNSGNHIVRPAMICMDTVHLVNKKMQKESIIIKEIRPNISVLQGPEVKVYPHSESNSLLVEIIENSKNIKASIFIFTLTGKLLQMIQVKDARTVVHIPSLENGKYLMNIQIGRDVSTWKITKE; encoded by the coding sequence ATGCAATATAAAACAGGCAATATATGTCGTTATAACGACAATTCAGGAAACCATATAGTGCGGCCTGCTATGATTTGTATGGATACGGTTCATCTTGTCAATAAAAAAATGCAAAAGGAATCAATTATAATCAAAGAAATAAGGCCTAATATAAGTGTATTACAAGGTCCGGAAGTCAAAGTGTATCCTCATTCTGAAAGTAATTCTTTACTTGTTGAAATAATCGAAAATTCGAAGAATATAAAAGCTTCTATATTTATATTTACCCTGACAGGAAAATTGTTGCAAATGATTCAAGTGAAAGATGCTAGAACCGTTGTCCACATTCCTTCGTTGGAAAATGGGAAATATCTTATGAATATTCAAATTGGCAGGGATGTGTCTACTTGGAAAATAACAAAGGAATAA